A genomic window from Aestuariirhabdus litorea includes:
- a CDS encoding ChrR family anti-sigma-E factor: MIKQHPSTDLLAEYAAGCLPWAHAICVTTHIHYCGRCREQVDQLNQLGADLMEASAGASSVDLPVDHGLLDRVLGAIDTPPASEPSPTVYHRPVTGARSRADLPPIVDRLISNQGVNWKRVSSGLKVARLQAGDDNHEVALHKICAGAKVAHHDHRATEVTVVLRGSFSDEDGVYAVGDFLLREPGEPHRPMAAQNQDCLCLSAQQAPIRLTGPWRWINPFLRIQPG; encoded by the coding sequence ATGATTAAGCAACACCCTTCAACTGACCTGTTAGCCGAATACGCCGCCGGATGCCTGCCCTGGGCTCACGCTATCTGTGTGACGACCCATATCCATTATTGTGGCCGCTGTAGAGAGCAGGTTGACCAGCTCAACCAACTGGGCGCCGACCTGATGGAGGCGTCTGCGGGGGCCTCCTCGGTCGACCTCCCGGTTGATCACGGACTACTCGATCGGGTGTTGGGGGCGATTGATACCCCCCCTGCCAGTGAGCCCTCTCCAACGGTCTACCATCGTCCGGTCACGGGTGCCCGGTCACGGGCTGACCTTCCCCCCATCGTTGATCGCCTGATCAGCAATCAGGGGGTTAACTGGAAACGGGTTTCCAGTGGCCTAAAGGTAGCGCGCTTGCAGGCGGGTGATGACAACCATGAAGTGGCGCTGCACAAAATCTGCGCCGGTGCCAAGGTGGCTCACCATGACCATCGGGCCACCGAGGTAACCGTGGTGCTGCGCGGCAGTTTCTCCGACGAAGACGGTGTCTATGCGGTGGGGGATTTCCTGCTGAGAGAACCCGGAGAGCCTCACCGTCCGATGGCGGCGCAGAACCAGGATTGCCTCTGCCTATCGGCCCAGCAGGCACCTATTCGGCTAACGGGCCCCTGGCGCTGGATTAACCCTTTCCTGCGCATCCAGCCGGGCTGA
- the folM gene encoding dihydromonapterin reductase: protein MSAPVLITGAAKRIGLFIARSLREQGVEVIGTYRRQQPALGELEAMGVQLYHCDFCESDHVHRLIDSLQRYHPALRGIIHNASDWIAEGQSELSPEQVMERMMRVHAYAPYQLNLALAPLLRNCPDSVADIIHITDFAVDKGSKHHIAYSASKAASENLSRSFARLLAPQVKVNSIAPSLILFNEGDSDDYREHTLAKALLPREPGEAEVLHAVTYLMESRYVTGRTLHLDGGRHLK from the coding sequence TGAGCAGGGTGTTGAAGTGATCGGCACCTATCGACGCCAGCAGCCGGCACTGGGTGAGCTGGAAGCGATGGGGGTACAGCTCTACCACTGCGACTTCTGCGAGAGCGACCATGTACATCGGCTGATCGACTCCCTGCAGCGCTACCACCCGGCTCTGCGGGGCATCATCCACAACGCCTCCGACTGGATCGCCGAGGGGCAGTCGGAGCTGTCGCCCGAACAGGTGATGGAGCGCATGATGCGGGTGCATGCCTACGCCCCCTACCAGCTCAACCTGGCCCTGGCTCCGCTACTGCGTAACTGCCCCGATTCGGTGGCCGACATCATTCACATTACCGATTTTGCCGTCGACAAGGGCAGCAAACACCACATCGCCTACTCAGCCAGCAAGGCGGCCTCCGAAAACCTCAGCCGCTCCTTTGCCCGTTTGCTGGCGCCGCAAGTGAAGGTCAACAGCATCGCCCCCTCCCTGATTTTGTTCAATGAGGGAGACAGCGACGACTATCGGGAGCACACCCTGGCCAAGGCGCTGTTACCCCGTGAGCCAGGCGAGGCGGAGGTGCTTCACGCCGTCACCTACCTGATGGAGAGCCGCTACGTCACCGGCCGTACCCTGCACCTGGATGGAGGGCGTCATCTGAAATGA
- a CDS encoding sigma-70 family RNA polymerase sigma factor, protein MSTQEFAEDIEHWSQLLQRVGESRDRDAFVQLFNHFAPSIKGYFLSLGKGVAPELVDDMVQEAMIKVWNKAPQFDSRRAAASTWIYTIARNTRIDLLRRKGRHSVEEPLLADDVWPDCETSEPLSQLQQARSVERVNQALQSLPREQANILAMVYREGKCHSEIAAELELPLGTVKSRIRLALVKLNTLFSRSPL, encoded by the coding sequence GTGAGCACCCAAGAGTTCGCAGAGGATATCGAGCACTGGAGCCAGCTGTTGCAGCGGGTAGGTGAGTCGAGGGATAGAGATGCTTTTGTACAGCTGTTCAACCACTTTGCACCCTCCATCAAAGGGTACTTTCTCTCCCTGGGCAAAGGCGTTGCTCCGGAGCTGGTGGATGACATGGTGCAGGAGGCGATGATTAAAGTGTGGAACAAGGCCCCCCAGTTTGACTCCAGGCGCGCCGCTGCCTCCACCTGGATTTACACCATCGCTCGTAACACCCGTATCGATCTACTGCGTCGTAAAGGTCGTCATAGCGTAGAGGAACCGCTGCTCGCGGATGATGTCTGGCCCGATTGCGAAACCTCCGAGCCTTTATCACAACTGCAGCAAGCGCGCTCCGTTGAGCGGGTTAACCAGGCCCTGCAATCCCTGCCCCGTGAGCAAGCCAACATTCTTGCTATGGTCTATCGCGAGGGTAAGTGCCACAGCGAAATTGCCGCTGAGTTGGAACTGCCATTGGGAACCGTGAAATCGCGGATTCGCCTGGCACTCGTAAAATTAAACACTCTTTTTAGCCGGTCACCCTTATGA
- a CDS encoding substrate-binding periplasmic protein, giving the protein MTMISRRHFLQYTLLGAAGASFHSEADRLVQTLRFVGASKGHPISYLDDQQQVRGLLPELLYTLIEQVPEVNYQLSLHPWARAQALVKQGAADALCTYPSDERKEFAVFCRHPLFIWSYGYLVYRRQGPEAERLEAATSFEDLASLRMAAERGSSWETDNIPAFINRVYATSQETALHLILLRKTADFCVMNAIQASHYARKHGYQESMAIRPVEFIPNSKIPFHIGVKKDYPNLPTLLDRLDNAIMSPAYQEHREAIMTAQSSL; this is encoded by the coding sequence GTGACCATGATTTCGCGCCGACACTTTCTACAGTACACACTGCTGGGGGCGGCAGGAGCCAGCTTTCATAGCGAAGCCGACCGCCTTGTGCAAACCCTGCGCTTTGTGGGAGCTTCCAAGGGTCATCCCATCAGTTACCTGGATGATCAACAGCAGGTACGTGGTCTCCTGCCGGAGCTGCTCTACACCCTCATCGAGCAGGTGCCTGAAGTGAATTACCAGCTCTCCCTTCATCCCTGGGCCCGAGCACAGGCGCTGGTCAAACAGGGGGCTGCTGACGCCCTTTGCACCTACCCATCCGATGAGCGAAAAGAGTTCGCCGTTTTTTGTCGCCACCCCCTGTTTATATGGAGTTATGGCTACCTGGTCTATCGCCGTCAGGGGCCTGAAGCCGAACGCTTAGAAGCAGCCACCTCCTTTGAGGATCTCGCGTCACTGAGGATGGCAGCAGAGCGTGGATCCTCCTGGGAGACGGATAACATCCCAGCCTTTATTAACCGCGTGTATGCCACCAGCCAGGAAACCGCTCTGCACCTGATTCTGCTGCGCAAGACGGCTGACTTTTGTGTAATGAATGCGATCCAGGCTAGCCATTATGCACGCAAACATGGTTATCAGGAGAGCATGGCCATCAGGCCGGTCGAGTTTATTCCCAACAGCAAAATACCCTTCCATATTGGCGTCAAGAAGGACTACCCAAACCTCCCAACTCTGCTCGACAGGCTCGACAACGCAATAATGAGCCCAGCCTATCAGGAGCACCGCGAGGCGATCATGACGGCGCAAAGCTCTCTCTGA